A single Prochlorococcus marinus XMU1410 DNA region contains:
- a CDS encoding response regulator transcription factor, whose protein sequence is MKISILLIEDDPDMRDLVARHLEHSGFDVQKAEDGIKGQALALQYSPDLILLDLMLPSVDGLTLCQRLRRDERTSNIPILMITALGGLKDKVTGFNSGADDYITKPFDLEELYVRIKALLRRTNRAQLNSSNQQEILNYGPLTLVPERFEAIWFESPVRLTHLEFELLHCLLQRHGQTVSPALILKEVWGYEPDDDIETIRVHIRHLRTKLEPDPRKPIYIKTVYGAGYCLELPIGSQVETARQEFIQARNPDLINSAVD, encoded by the coding sequence ATGAAAATTTCAATCCTTTTAATTGAAGACGATCCTGATATGCGTGATTTGGTGGCTAGGCATTTAGAACATTCTGGTTTCGATGTCCAAAAAGCTGAAGATGGCATTAAAGGACAAGCATTAGCTCTTCAATATTCACCAGACTTAATACTTTTGGATTTAATGCTGCCAAGTGTTGACGGTTTAACTTTATGCCAGCGACTTAGAAGAGATGAAAGGACATCAAATATACCAATTTTGATGATAACTGCCTTAGGCGGCCTTAAAGATAAAGTTACTGGTTTTAATTCTGGAGCAGATGATTACATTACTAAACCATTCGATTTAGAAGAATTATATGTACGCATAAAAGCTTTATTAAGAAGAACCAACAGAGCACAATTAAATTCTAGTAACCAGCAAGAAATATTAAATTATGGCCCTTTAACTCTTGTTCCAGAAAGATTTGAAGCTATTTGGTTTGAATCTCCTGTTAGGTTAACGCATCTTGAATTTGAACTTCTTCATTGTCTTTTGCAGAGACATGGTCAAACTGTATCGCCAGCATTAATTCTTAAGGAAGTATGGGGATATGAACCTGATGATGATATTGAGACAATCAGAGTTCATATTAGACACTTACGCACTAAACTTGAACCCGATCCACGCAAACCTATTTATATAAAAACTGTATATGGTGCTGGCTACTGTCTTGAGTTACCTATTGGTTCTCAAGTGGAAACTGCTAGGCAAGAGTTCATTCAAGCAAGAAATCCTGACTTGATAAATTCTGCGGTAGATTAA
- a CDS encoding DNA polymerase III subunit delta', with protein MIEFKKNNFFLNEEVNTFLKNIIKNKSLANGYIFYGAEGLGKKQTAFQFIKEIFKQSSPSEKVEERITNNNHPDFLIIEPDSFLATKSSGSPDLEKTIKSGSEIIKIAQIRNIKTFLSQKSINSENKIVLIIDAHLLNEAASNCLLKTLEEPSNGIFILLTSKLNLLLDTIISRCQIVRFRSFSSKQIKSILKEYLNTSKSKINTKLKFEDLINSANGSPNQLLKNIEIWNDFSDEIISKLDSPIKNSLEILEISKSISDKLEIFQQICLVNLIQTIWWRKTKNIGLVKKLENLKYLLRKNIQPRLAWEIAFLKISMEDI; from the coding sequence ATGATTGAGTTTAAAAAAAACAATTTTTTCTTGAATGAAGAAGTCAATACCTTTCTTAAGAACATAATTAAAAACAAATCGTTGGCTAATGGTTATATATTTTACGGAGCTGAAGGGTTAGGCAAAAAGCAAACTGCTTTTCAATTTATAAAAGAGATTTTCAAACAGTCTTCACCAAGCGAAAAAGTTGAAGAGAGAATTACAAACAATAATCATCCTGATTTTTTAATTATTGAACCTGATTCTTTTTTGGCAACAAAAAGTTCAGGAAGTCCCGATCTTGAAAAAACAATAAAAAGTGGATCTGAGATTATTAAAATTGCTCAAATACGTAATATCAAAACTTTTCTTAGTCAAAAATCAATAAACTCAGAAAACAAAATTGTTTTGATTATTGATGCACACCTCTTAAACGAAGCAGCCTCAAATTGCCTTTTAAAAACCTTAGAAGAACCTAGTAACGGCATTTTTATTTTACTAACATCTAAATTAAACCTTCTCTTAGATACGATTATCTCAAGATGTCAAATCGTCAGATTTCGATCTTTTTCTAGTAAACAAATAAAGTCAATTTTAAAAGAATATTTAAATACATCTAAATCAAAGATAAATACAAAATTAAAATTTGAAGATTTAATAAACTCTGCAAATGGATCTCCCAATCAATTGTTGAAAAATATTGAAATTTGGAATGATTTTTCAGATGAAATTATAAGTAAATTGGATTCTCCAATTAAAAATAGTCTGGAAATATTAGAAATATCTAAATCAATATCTGATAAATTAGAAATTTTTCAACAGATTTGTTTAGTAAATTTAATTCAAACAATTTGGTGGAGAAAAACAAAAAATATCGGTTTAGTTAAAAAACTTGAAAATTTAAAATACCTATTAAGAAAAAACATTCAACCAAGGTTGGCATGGGAAATAGCTTTTTTAAAGATTTCAATGGAAGATATATAA
- the tmk gene encoding dTMP kinase encodes MKGKFIVIEGIDGCGKTTQIDELSKWLPNSGLIKKGSKLITTREPGGSLLGKKIRGLILDNNENNKPSSLAELLLYSADRAEHVSKIISPALNNNDWVISDRFSDSTLAYQGYGRNINLEIIKNLESIVCQGESPDLTFFLEISAEESIFRRKNEIPDRIESEGIRFLEKVNEGFKLIAKQKNWKVISASQNIETISNQIKETLLNNFSNNK; translated from the coding sequence ATGAAAGGAAAATTTATCGTTATTGAGGGTATTGATGGATGTGGTAAAACTACCCAAATAGATGAACTATCTAAATGGCTTCCTAATAGTGGTCTAATAAAGAAAGGGTCTAAATTAATCACAACTAGAGAGCCTGGAGGCAGTCTTTTAGGAAAAAAAATTAGAGGACTGATTCTTGACAATAATGAAAATAACAAGCCTTCATCTCTTGCAGAATTATTGCTTTATTCAGCCGATAGAGCTGAACACGTTTCCAAAATTATTTCACCTGCTTTAAATAACAATGATTGGGTAATAAGTGATAGATTTTCAGATTCGACACTAGCTTATCAAGGTTATGGAAGAAATATAAATTTAGAAATAATTAAAAATCTTGAATCTATTGTGTGTCAAGGAGAATCTCCAGATCTCACTTTCTTCTTAGAAATTTCTGCAGAAGAGAGCATATTCCGAAGAAAAAATGAAATTCCAGACAGAATAGAATCAGAAGGTATTAGATTTTTAGAAAAAGTAAATGAAGGCTTCAAACTAATTGCCAAACAAAAAAACTGGAAAGTAATATCTGCTTCGCAAAATATTGAAACTATTTCTAATCAAATTAAAGAGACTTTGCTAAACAATTTTTCTAATAACAAATGA
- a CDS encoding heavy metal translocating P-type ATPase has protein sequence MKSIQLSVTGMKCGGCVSTVEKILNNSDGIENVSVNLLTESAYFEITQKNIEIESVLENLKENGFPSKIYINDFSKKINKAELEKKKKWNNQWKKLTFALLLLLFSGLGHLAEGRYINFPILGNIFFHASLATLALLFPGRGIIINGFKSFIRNHPDMDSLVALGVISAYTTSLLSLVFPATGFPCFFNEPVMLLGFILIGRYLEERARYQTGSSIGELLDLQPEMANICTEDNQIKSIRVNALRPDQEIQVLAGDRVPADCIVTRGNSYVDVSHITGESKPIEVKEGENLSSGSLNLNSTLRLKVKKVGGDSSLAKLVNLIESVNARKPRIQRIADEIAGKFTYFVLIFATLTFFFWWKGARNIWPDLLSHKHQLIAQSSHTLHSSLGSNAENFLSLAIQLSIAVLVIACPCALGLATPTVITVASGKAAKKGVLFKGGDKIEMASKINQIIFDKTGTLTKGKPFVVDYKNNDDHSFLLKIAASLEKESRHPIAEALIQEAKKQNLSLFPIKKIFTHSGRGISGELESIDGLINIGNIEWLLSKGIIIDSDAKKVIENEETKTNTIIGVSIKDKLLGFILLGDLLRDDSIKTVQDLRENKFKINILSGDRKQTVLALAKKIGCKETEVKWDLLPEMKLKIIENLQINNKVAMIGDGINDVPALASSDLGIAVGSGTQIAKANADLVLMGDQLNGLPYALNLAKKTIRKIKQNLIWAFSYNLLAIPLAAGILFPKYGILLTPSIAALLMAISSITVVINALSLD, from the coding sequence ATGAAGAGCATTCAACTAAGCGTTACAGGAATGAAGTGCGGAGGTTGTGTTAGTACTGTTGAAAAAATATTGAATAATTCTGATGGTATTGAAAATGTTTCTGTTAACTTGCTTACTGAAAGTGCTTATTTTGAAATTACACAGAAAAACATAGAAATAGAATCAGTTCTCGAAAATCTAAAAGAGAATGGTTTCCCATCAAAGATTTACATAAATGATTTTTCAAAAAAAATAAATAAAGCAGAATTAGAAAAAAAAAAGAAATGGAATAATCAATGGAAAAAACTAACTTTTGCCCTATTACTTTTATTATTTTCTGGATTAGGTCATCTGGCAGAAGGAAGATATATAAATTTTCCAATATTAGGTAATATATTTTTTCATGCTTCATTAGCAACGTTAGCTCTATTATTTCCTGGTAGAGGAATAATAATTAATGGATTTAAATCATTTATTAGGAACCATCCCGATATGGATTCTTTAGTAGCTCTTGGAGTAATTAGCGCATATACAACAAGTCTTCTATCCTTAGTATTTCCTGCCACTGGTTTTCCTTGTTTTTTTAATGAGCCAGTTATGCTCTTAGGCTTCATACTGATTGGGCGTTACTTAGAAGAGAGAGCAAGATATCAAACTGGTTCATCCATTGGAGAATTATTAGATCTTCAACCTGAAATGGCAAATATCTGCACAGAAGACAATCAAATAAAGTCAATAAGAGTGAACGCTTTAAGACCTGATCAAGAGATTCAAGTTTTGGCAGGAGACAGAGTACCTGCTGACTGCATTGTTACCCGAGGTAATTCATATGTTGATGTTTCACATATTACTGGAGAATCCAAACCTATAGAAGTAAAAGAAGGCGAAAATCTATCCAGTGGGTCTTTAAATCTTAATTCAACGCTTAGACTTAAAGTAAAAAAGGTCGGAGGAGATTCTTCTCTTGCAAAACTAGTAAATCTTATTGAGTCTGTAAACGCTAGAAAACCACGCATTCAAAGGATTGCTGATGAAATTGCAGGTAAATTTACTTACTTTGTACTTATTTTTGCTACTTTAACCTTCTTCTTTTGGTGGAAGGGTGCAAGAAACATATGGCCTGATTTATTAAGTCACAAGCATCAATTAATCGCTCAATCAAGCCATACACTTCACAGTTCGCTTGGTAGTAATGCTGAGAATTTCCTGAGTTTAGCAATTCAATTATCAATTGCGGTTTTAGTGATAGCTTGTCCTTGTGCATTAGGTTTAGCCACCCCAACTGTAATCACTGTTGCATCAGGTAAAGCCGCAAAAAAAGGGGTTTTATTTAAAGGCGGGGATAAAATAGAGATGGCTTCAAAAATTAATCAAATTATTTTTGACAAGACAGGCACTTTAACAAAAGGTAAGCCTTTCGTTGTTGATTACAAAAATAATGATGATCATTCTTTTTTATTAAAAATAGCTGCCAGTTTAGAAAAGGAAAGCAGACATCCAATCGCAGAGGCCTTAATTCAAGAGGCAAAAAAGCAAAATTTAAGTTTATTCCCAATAAAAAAAATTTTTACTCATTCAGGGCGAGGTATTTCTGGAGAACTTGAATCAATTGATGGACTTATTAATATTGGAAATATTGAATGGCTACTAAGCAAAGGAATAATTATTGATAGTGATGCAAAAAAAGTAATTGAAAATGAAGAAACAAAAACGAACACTATCATTGGAGTCAGTATTAAAGATAAGTTATTAGGCTTTATTTTGCTCGGAGATTTACTCAGAGATGATTCAATTAAAACGGTTCAAGATTTAAGAGAAAACAAATTTAAAATTAACATTTTAAGTGGCGATAGGAAACAAACAGTTTTAGCTTTAGCAAAAAAAATTGGTTGTAAAGAAACAGAAGTAAAATGGGATCTTCTTCCTGAAATGAAGCTAAAGATTATAGAAAATTTACAAATTAATAATAAAGTAGCAATGATTGGTGATGGTATTAATGATGTCCCAGCCTTAGCATCCTCAGACTTAGGAATTGCAGTAGGATCAGGTACTCAAATAGCCAAGGCAAATGCAGATTTAGTCTTAATGGGAGATCAACTAAATGGATTACCCTACGCCTTAAATCTTGCAAAAAAAACTATAAGAAAAATAAAGCAAAATCTAATATGGGCTTTTAGTTACAACTTACTAGCTATACCTTTAGCCGCCGGCATTTTATTCCCTAAATACGGTATTCTTCTTACTCCCTCAATAGCAGCATTATTGATGGCTATAAGCTCTATTACAGTTGTAATTAATGCTTTATCTTTGGATTAA
- a CDS encoding photosystem I assembly protein Ycf3, producing the protein MPSNQNRDNFIDKAFTVIAESIVKIMPIAEKEKKAYIYYRDGLAAQNNGDYSEALEYYKESLLLEENKIDRGETLKNMAIIYMSNGEEDLSIETYEKALVENPKQPSCLKNIGLIYEKRGRYAEQNGDLDQRDIWFDKASEVWSKAVRLYPGGYLDIENWLKNSGRSSIDMYL; encoded by the coding sequence GTGCCTAGTAATCAAAACAGAGACAATTTTATTGATAAAGCTTTTACAGTAATTGCTGAATCTATTGTAAAAATAATGCCTATCGCTGAGAAAGAAAAAAAGGCATATATTTACTATAGAGATGGCTTAGCTGCACAAAATAATGGGGATTATTCGGAAGCATTAGAGTATTACAAAGAGAGCTTACTGCTTGAAGAAAATAAAATTGATAGGGGTGAGACTTTAAAAAATATGGCAATTATTTATATGAGTAACGGTGAAGAGGATTTGTCTATTGAAACTTATGAAAAAGCATTAGTAGAAAATCCCAAACAGCCATCATGCTTGAAAAATATAGGTTTAATTTATGAAAAAAGGGGAAGATATGCTGAGCAAAATGGTGATTTAGATCAGAGAGATATTTGGTTTGATAAAGCTTCTGAAGTCTGGTCTAAAGCAGTGAGACTTTATCCAGGTGGGTATTTAGATATTGAGAATTGGTTGAAAAACTCAGGCAGAAGCTCAATTGATATGTACCTTTGA
- the radA gene encoding DNA repair protein RadA, translating into MSSKLSTFICQNCGSETSQYFGKCLNCNSWNSIVEEIKNKRSKYQEIKNTKNNKKSISFNEISSKKISRFTSGFKEFDRVLGGGIVPGSVVLLGGEPGIGKSTIVLQSAGKISLNEKVLYITAEESLEQVKIRWERLNQKSIDLQIFAETNLFLIIEEIKRVNPSFAIIDSIQAIHNHEMQSSPGSVSQVRECSSELQNLAKDNNIALLIIGHVTKDGALAGPKTLEHLVDTVINFEGDNISSHRLLRSIKNRFGSTFEIGIFEMLEEGLREIKNPSSIFTNKENISGVTTTITNEGTRPLAVDIQALVNKTFYSNPRRTTTGISINRLHQILAVIEKHVGIKLSEFDCYVATGGGFEINDPSSDLGVAISILSSLKNIPPLANSSFIGELGLSGQVRESNNLRTKIEEAVRLGIKNIVVPKLDGELNNNFQNLINIKEISNIKEAVVYSLSK; encoded by the coding sequence GAAATAAAAAATAAGAGATCTAAATATCAAGAAATAAAAAATACAAAAAATAATAAAAAATCTATATCATTTAACGAGATTTCATCAAAAAAAATATCAAGATTTACAAGTGGTTTTAAAGAATTTGATCGAGTGCTTGGTGGTGGAATAGTTCCTGGATCTGTTGTTTTACTAGGAGGAGAACCAGGTATAGGTAAAAGCACAATAGTTCTTCAATCAGCAGGTAAAATATCTCTTAATGAGAAAGTTTTATATATAACTGCAGAAGAATCTTTAGAACAAGTAAAAATTAGATGGGAAAGATTAAATCAAAAAAGTATTGATTTACAAATTTTCGCAGAAACCAATTTATTCCTAATTATTGAAGAGATCAAACGTGTAAATCCAAGTTTCGCAATTATTGATAGTATTCAAGCCATCCATAATCATGAAATGCAAAGTTCTCCAGGATCAGTTTCTCAAGTTAGAGAATGTTCATCTGAACTGCAAAATCTTGCCAAAGACAATAATATTGCTCTTTTAATCATTGGTCATGTAACCAAAGATGGTGCTTTAGCTGGCCCTAAAACCCTAGAGCATTTAGTTGATACAGTAATAAACTTTGAAGGAGATAATATTTCCTCACATAGATTACTAAGAAGCATAAAAAATCGATTTGGATCGACCTTCGAGATCGGAATTTTTGAAATGCTTGAAGAGGGTTTACGAGAAATAAAAAACCCAAGTTCAATTTTTACAAACAAAGAAAATATTTCAGGTGTAACAACTACTATTACAAATGAAGGCACTCGACCATTAGCAGTTGATATACAAGCACTGGTAAATAAAACTTTCTACAGTAACCCACGTCGTACTACAACTGGAATAAGCATAAATAGATTGCATCAAATTCTAGCTGTTATTGAAAAACACGTAGGGATAAAATTATCTGAATTTGATTGTTATGTAGCTACTGGCGGAGGTTTTGAGATTAATGATCCATCATCTGACTTAGGTGTAGCAATATCAATTTTATCAAGTTTGAAAAATATTCCTCCTTTGGCAAATAGCTCATTTATTGGGGAATTGGGTTTGAGCGGTCAGGTTAGAGAATCAAATAACCTTCGGACAAAGATAGAAGAAGCTGTAAGACTAGGGATCAAAAATATCGTAGTGCCAAAATTAGATGGGGAATTGAATAATAATTTTCAAAATTTAATAAATATCAAAGAGATATCAAATATTAAAGAAGCAGTTGTTTATTCTTTATCAAAATAA